CGCGATCAGGCCGATAATCGGCTGGGCGTAGTAGATGTTGGCAACGATGGCGCCGCAGCAGAAAGCGAACAGCAGCACCATGCCTCGGGTCATTGCGTGAGTTGTGGCGGTCATAGGGTTTCTCGATCCAGCGAAAAGGAATGCGGTGAGGCTAAGGGACGAACCGGGTCGGCGGTAGAAGCCTTGGATCGATATCAGTTATTCCGTTGCGGAATAGATGGCAACCGGTGAGGTGTCGTCCATCGGCGAACCTTGCGTCCGACCGGGGAGGGGCGATGATACATTCACTTACATCCTGTTCGATAGCGTGCTTATGTTGTCATTGGATTTCCACCTGCAAACAACCGGAGGATCGCGATGTTTCGTCAGTTGCTTCGCCACACCACGACTCTTGCATTGATCGGCCTGCTCGGCGCCGGCAGCGTCTACGCCGGCGACGCGCCGGGGATGCGCATCGGCGTGCGCGGCGAAATCACCGGGGTCAGCCCCGACTCGCTCAAGGTTCACGTCAACAGCGGTGAAAACGTGGTGGTCCAGTTGACGGCTGACACCAAGGTCCGCGCCGTTACTCTGGCCAACATCGAAGACATCAAGCCCGGCAGCTACATCGGCTCGGCAGCCATTCCGATGGAGGATGGCACGCTCAAGGCGCTGGAGGTTCACGTCTTCCCGCCGGAGCTGGCCGGCAGCGGCGATGGCCATCGGCCGTTCGACCTGGCCAAGGGCAGCAGCATGACCAATGGCAGCGTCGGCGATCTGGTGGTGAGCAACGGCCGGGTGCTGACCGTCAACTACAAGGGCGGCCAGCAGAAGATCCTGGTGCCGGAGGACGTGCCGATCGTCAATCTGACGCCGGGTGATCGCAGCTTGCTCAAGGTTGGCGTGAAGATCGTCACCTTCGTGACCCAGAGCGCGGACGGCACGTTGACCGCGCAATCGATCTCGGCCGGCAAGGATGGCGTGAAACCACCGATGTAGAGGAGAACAGAGCTCAGGAATTTCGCCAGGCAGGTTTTAGAGCTTCATAGAGCCACAAGACGAAGGAAATTATCATTAATCCGGTGAGGAAAAGGAAAAGTAGGTAATGGTCTGCTACGCGGGCAGGCCAGCCGGCGAATTCCTTCCTGTATTCCATCTTCGCTGTCTGCTGATCGTTTCCGATGCTGACGGTGTATTCGTCAACTTCTTCGAGCTTTGACGGAAACCAAACCCACAGTTTGAAAGCCCCACCTTGCTTTATCGACGGGATTTTGTAGCGGCGGGTTTGCTCTGCAACTGTTACCAGTTCTGTTTTATCGTCTTCGATCATCATCAACCCCTTTTGGGGAAGGTCAACGTAAACGTCCTTCGCAACGGCCGAGCCTTCATTTTTGATCCAAATGAATAGCATTGTTTGAAACTCGCCAACACCTCTATCAAAAGGTGATGCCCAAGGTGCCAACATGTTTTTCCGTACTCGTTCAAAGAGCTCATTTTTTTGCTTGAATTGAGCGTCAGGCACAGCTTTATCAATAAGAGCTGATAGAGATTCTGAGTTGGCCAGATTTCTATTATTTCGCATCATTTCGGTGTATTGCGGAGGTACATACGAAACATATTTACTCACCTCGGCCTTTAATTGTGGGCTTGGACTCGATAGCCCAATGTAAAGGCCTACGATGGCCGTTACTGATGTAATCACTCCAAAAATTAAGGCGCTAACTTTTTCACCCTTCAACGAATATCGTCCTTTTATTAATTTCGAATTGCGTTGCTAAAATGCGGGGAATTGTAAAAGAAAAAGGCGACCAATGGTCGCCTTGTTTGAAACAGTCCTGCGGTTACTGGCTGTAGATCTGATCGAAGATCCCACCATCGTTGAAGTGGGTCTTCTGCACGGTGCGCCAGTCGCCGAAGGTCTTCTCGACCGACAGGAAGTCGACTTTCGGGAAGCGGTCGGTGTACTTGGCCAATACCGCCGGGTCACGTGGACGCAGGTAGTTGGCGGCAGCGATTTCCTGGCCTTCCGGCGACCACAGGTACTTCAGGTATTCCTCGGCCGCCGCGCGGGAGCCTTTCTTCTCGACGACTTTGTCGACCACCGACACAGGCGGCTCGGCTTCGGCGGAGACGCTTGGGTAGATGACTTCGAACTGGTCGCGGCCGAACTCGCGGGCGATCATTTCGGCTTCGTTTTCGAAGGTCACCAGCACGTCGCCGATCTGGTTGGTCATGAACGTGGTGGTCGCGGCACGGCCGCCGGTGTCCAGCACTGGCGCCTGCTTGAAC
The sequence above is a segment of the Pseudomonas sp. HS6 genome. Coding sequences within it:
- a CDS encoding DUF5666 domain-containing protein, producing the protein MFRQLLRHTTTLALIGLLGAGSVYAGDAPGMRIGVRGEITGVSPDSLKVHVNSGENVVVQLTADTKVRAVTLANIEDIKPGSYIGSAAIPMEDGTLKALEVHVFPPELAGSGDGHRPFDLAKGSSMTNGSVGDLVVSNGRVLTVNYKGGQQKILVPEDVPIVNLTPGDRSLLKVGVKIVTFVTQSADGTLTAQSISAGKDGVKPPM